A part of Arachis hypogaea cultivar Tifrunner chromosome 12, arahy.Tifrunner.gnm2.J5K5, whole genome shotgun sequence genomic DNA contains:
- the LOC112728296 gene encoding ATP-dependent DNA helicase 2 subunit KU80 isoform X1, whose protein sequence is MARNKEALVLLLDVGPSMHSVIPEIEKVCSMLVEKKLIFTKYDEVGVVLFGTEDTDNELTEEVGGYQHVVVLKNIKVVEGDIVEALQQLPRGATHGDFLDAIIVGMDMLIKKFGETNKGKKRLCLITNAQCPIKEPFEGTKEEQVTTIAKQMIVHGMRMESIILRGKLNQDANKKIMDENDQLLRIFSTETSARSTYVENPVSLLGALRTRNITPSTIFKGDLELSPKLRIKVLVYKKTAEEKFPTLKKFSDKAASTDKFATHEVKVDYEYKSSQEPDKVVPPDQRIKGYRYGPQIVPISQAEWDAVKFKPEKGLKLLGFTDSSNVLRHQYMKDVNVFIAETGNTKATLALSSLARAMKEMNKVAILRCVWRHGQANVVIGVLTPNLSDKENIPDSLYFNVLPFAEDVREFQFPSFSNFPAPIQPNEQQLEAAANLVKMLDLAPQGKEEVLLPDFTPNPVLERFYRYLELKSKHADAAVPPLDDTLKKITEPDDELLQQNKSVIEKFRRSFELKENPRHKKSRRLLREERYGSGEENSKGEIPALASNLIEDKSNVEVDNIGDLTPVQDFEAMFARRDNPDWVVKAIDAMKNKIHDLIEDSHEGDNNSKALECLAALRKGCINEQEPKQFNNFLRDLWSFCQEKSLHGFCDSLSSKGITLIPKSEAADSEVTEDEARSFLVKSQPKV, encoded by the exons atgGCTCGAAACAAG GAAGCTTTGGTTTTGCTGCTGGATGTGGGGCCATCCATGCACTCTGTCATTCCTGAAATTGAGAAAGTTTGTTCCATGCTTGTGGAGAAGAAG CTGATCTTTACCAAATATGATGAAGTGGGTGTTGTCTTATTTGGAACAGAAG ATACCGATAACGAACTTACGGAAGAAGTTGGAGGATATCAACATgttgtggttttgaaaaatattaaagttGTGGAGGGAGATATTGTTGAGGCTCTACAGCAACTGCCTCGAGGAGCTACACATGGTGATT TTCTTGATGCTATTATTGTTGGCATGGATATGCTGATAAAAAAGTTTGGAGAAACTAACAAGGGAAAGAAGCGTCTATGTCTTATTACAAATGCACAATGTCCAATAAAAGAGCCATTTGAAGGAACAAAAGAGGAACAAGTGACCACCATTGCTAAACAAATGATCGTCCATGGTATGAGGATGGAAAGTATAATTCTGAGAGGAAAGCTTAATCAAGATGCAAATAAGAAAATAATGGACGAGAACGATCAACTGTTACGTATTTTTTCAACAGAAACTTCTGCAAGGTCAACATATGTGGAGAATCCAGTTTCTTTGCTTGGTGCTCTTAGAACCCGAAATATAACTCCATCCACAATCTTTAAAGGGGATCTTGAATTAAGCCCAAAACTGAGGATTAAG GTTTTGGTATACaagaaaacagcagaagaaaagtTTCCAACTCTCAAGAAATTTTCTGATAAGGCTGCTTCAACCGATAAATTTGCTACACATGAAGTCAAAGTGGATTATGAGTACAAGAGTTCTCAAGAACCTGATAAAGTTGTCCCGCCGGATCAAAGAATTAAAGGTTATCGATATGGGCCTCAAATAGTTCCCATATCCCAAGCTGAGTGGGATGCTGTTAAGTTCAAACCAGAAAAAGGTCTGAAGCTTTTAGGATTTACTGATTCCTCCAATGTATTGAG ACACCAATACATGAAAGATGTCAATGTCTTCATAGCTGAAACAGGAAATACAAAAGCCACACTTGCACTTTCTTCGCTAGCAAGGGCTATGAAGGAAATGAATAAAGTGGCAATACTACGTTGTGTTTGGAGACATGGACAAGCGAATGTCGTCATTGGGGTCCTGACGCCCAATCTATCTGATAAGGAAAATATT CCTGATTCGTTATACTTCAATGTACTACCTTTTGCTGAGGATGTGCGAGAGTTTCAATTCCCTTCTTTCAGTAATTTCCCTGCACCGATACAGCCAAATGAACAACAGCTAGAAGCCGCGGCTAACTTGGTAAAAATGCTTGATCTTGCACCACAAGGAAAAGAGGAAGTTCTGCTACCTGATTTTACACCAAATCCAGTCCTAGAG CGCTTTTATCGCTATCTTGAGCTCAAGTCAAAGCATGCAGATGCTGCAGTACCCCCTCTTGATGATACGCTCAAGAAAATCACAGAACCTGatgatgagctccttcaacaaaACAAATCTGTGATAGAAAAATTTCGTCGGTCTTTTGAACTAAAGGAAAATCCGAGG CATAAAAAGTCAAGGCGTTTATTGAGAGAGGAAAGATATGGTTCCGGTGAGGAAAATAGTAAAGGAGAAATACCTGCTCTGGCTTCGAATCTCATTGAAGATAAGTCAAATGTTGAAGTCGACAACATTGGAGATCTGACTCCTGTACAAGATTTTGAAGCCATGTTTGCGCGCAGAGATAATCCAGATTGGGTTGTAAAAGCAATTGAtgctatgaaaaataaaattcatgatCTCATAGAGGATTCCCACGAAGGCGATAACAATTCGAAAGCATTGGAATGTTTAGCTGCGCTCCGCAAGGGATGTATCAATGAGCAG GAACCGAAACAGTTCAACAATTTCCTTCGCGATCTTTGGAGTTTCTGTCAAGAGAAGAGCCTTCATGGTTTCTGTGATTCTCTTTCTTCAAAAGGAATCACCTTGATCCCCAAATCAGAAGCTGCAGACAG TGAAGTTACTGAAGATGAAGCAAGAAGTTTCTTAGTCAAATCTCAGCCAAAAGTTTGA
- the LOC112728296 gene encoding ATP-dependent DNA helicase 2 subunit KU80 isoform X2: protein MDMLIKKFGETNKGKKRLCLITNAQCPIKEPFEGTKEEQVTTIAKQMIVHGMRMESIILRGKLNQDANKKIMDENDQLLRIFSTETSARSTYVENPVSLLGALRTRNITPSTIFKGDLELSPKLRIKVLVYKKTAEEKFPTLKKFSDKAASTDKFATHEVKVDYEYKSSQEPDKVVPPDQRIKGYRYGPQIVPISQAEWDAVKFKPEKGLKLLGFTDSSNVLRHQYMKDVNVFIAETGNTKATLALSSLARAMKEMNKVAILRCVWRHGQANVVIGVLTPNLSDKENIPDSLYFNVLPFAEDVREFQFPSFSNFPAPIQPNEQQLEAAANLVKMLDLAPQGKEEVLLPDFTPNPVLERFYRYLELKSKHADAAVPPLDDTLKKITEPDDELLQQNKSVIEKFRRSFELKENPRHKKSRRLLREERYGSGEENSKGEIPALASNLIEDKSNVEVDNIGDLTPVQDFEAMFARRDNPDWVVKAIDAMKNKIHDLIEDSHEGDNNSKALECLAALRKGCINEQEPKQFNNFLRDLWSFCQEKSLHGFCDSLSSKGITLIPKSEAADSEVTEDEARSFLVKSQPKV from the exons ATGGATATGCTGATAAAAAAGTTTGGAGAAACTAACAAGGGAAAGAAGCGTCTATGTCTTATTACAAATGCACAATGTCCAATAAAAGAGCCATTTGAAGGAACAAAAGAGGAACAAGTGACCACCATTGCTAAACAAATGATCGTCCATGGTATGAGGATGGAAAGTATAATTCTGAGAGGAAAGCTTAATCAAGATGCAAATAAGAAAATAATGGACGAGAACGATCAACTGTTACGTATTTTTTCAACAGAAACTTCTGCAAGGTCAACATATGTGGAGAATCCAGTTTCTTTGCTTGGTGCTCTTAGAACCCGAAATATAACTCCATCCACAATCTTTAAAGGGGATCTTGAATTAAGCCCAAAACTGAGGATTAAG GTTTTGGTATACaagaaaacagcagaagaaaagtTTCCAACTCTCAAGAAATTTTCTGATAAGGCTGCTTCAACCGATAAATTTGCTACACATGAAGTCAAAGTGGATTATGAGTACAAGAGTTCTCAAGAACCTGATAAAGTTGTCCCGCCGGATCAAAGAATTAAAGGTTATCGATATGGGCCTCAAATAGTTCCCATATCCCAAGCTGAGTGGGATGCTGTTAAGTTCAAACCAGAAAAAGGTCTGAAGCTTTTAGGATTTACTGATTCCTCCAATGTATTGAG ACACCAATACATGAAAGATGTCAATGTCTTCATAGCTGAAACAGGAAATACAAAAGCCACACTTGCACTTTCTTCGCTAGCAAGGGCTATGAAGGAAATGAATAAAGTGGCAATACTACGTTGTGTTTGGAGACATGGACAAGCGAATGTCGTCATTGGGGTCCTGACGCCCAATCTATCTGATAAGGAAAATATT CCTGATTCGTTATACTTCAATGTACTACCTTTTGCTGAGGATGTGCGAGAGTTTCAATTCCCTTCTTTCAGTAATTTCCCTGCACCGATACAGCCAAATGAACAACAGCTAGAAGCCGCGGCTAACTTGGTAAAAATGCTTGATCTTGCACCACAAGGAAAAGAGGAAGTTCTGCTACCTGATTTTACACCAAATCCAGTCCTAGAG CGCTTTTATCGCTATCTTGAGCTCAAGTCAAAGCATGCAGATGCTGCAGTACCCCCTCTTGATGATACGCTCAAGAAAATCACAGAACCTGatgatgagctccttcaacaaaACAAATCTGTGATAGAAAAATTTCGTCGGTCTTTTGAACTAAAGGAAAATCCGAGG CATAAAAAGTCAAGGCGTTTATTGAGAGAGGAAAGATATGGTTCCGGTGAGGAAAATAGTAAAGGAGAAATACCTGCTCTGGCTTCGAATCTCATTGAAGATAAGTCAAATGTTGAAGTCGACAACATTGGAGATCTGACTCCTGTACAAGATTTTGAAGCCATGTTTGCGCGCAGAGATAATCCAGATTGGGTTGTAAAAGCAATTGAtgctatgaaaaataaaattcatgatCTCATAGAGGATTCCCACGAAGGCGATAACAATTCGAAAGCATTGGAATGTTTAGCTGCGCTCCGCAAGGGATGTATCAATGAGCAG GAACCGAAACAGTTCAACAATTTCCTTCGCGATCTTTGGAGTTTCTGTCAAGAGAAGAGCCTTCATGGTTTCTGTGATTCTCTTTCTTCAAAAGGAATCACCTTGATCCCCAAATCAGAAGCTGCAGACAG TGAAGTTACTGAAGATGAAGCAAGAAGTTTCTTAGTCAAATCTCAGCCAAAAGTTTGA
- the LOC112728298 gene encoding ATP-dependent DNA helicase 2 subunit KU80 isoform X1 codes for MARNKEALVLLLDVGQSMHSVIPVIEKLCSMLVQKKLIYNRHDKVGVVLFGTKETCNELTLEVGGYRHVVVLKNLKDVDGDMVEALQKLPRGTKDGDFLDAIVVGLDMLIKMYPKANKVKKRLCLITNAQCPIKASMEGTKEEQVTTIAKQMSVHGTRMESIIVRGKLCQKKANKTTANENHRLLNIFSEETSTRIVYVGNPVSLFGALKTQNKSPHTVFRGDLELSSNMKIKVWVYKKTIEELPNLKKCYEFPDIAVPSDQRVRGYHYGPQIVPISKVALDAVKFKPEKGVKLLGFTNSSNVLRHHYMKDVNIFIPEPENKKAMVALSALARAMKEMNKLAILRCVWRRGQTKVVIGVLIPNISDKENIIMLLQPDSFYFNVLPFAEDVREFQFPSFSKFPAALQPNQQQLEAASNLVEMLDLAPCGKEKALLPDLTPNPVLERFYRCLELKSKNPGAAVPPIDETLKKITEPDSNLVLKNKSVIDSFRRCFEPNENPRHKKLRRLLLEKSSSSEEDGNGDITPLPSNLIEGKVESICNPTPPQVFEAMSGSRNTQDSVVKAINDTRNKIFELIDESNDGDNYPEALECLTALQKKCIVDQESEQFNNFLCRLWNFNRNLHNFCGYLASRGLTLIPKADFLDSQVTEKDEPKVE; via the exons aTGGCTAGGAACAAG GAAGCTTTGGTTTTGCTGCTTGATGTGGGTCAATCCATGCATTCTGTTATTCCTGTAATTGAGAAGCTTTGTTCCATGCTTGTGCAGAAGAAG CTGATCTACAACAGGCATGATAAAGTGGGAGTTGTGTTATTTGGGACAaaag AAACTTGTAACGAACTTACTTTGGAAGTTGGTGGTTATCGACATGTCGTGGTTTTGAAAAATCTTAAAGATGTGGATGGAGATATGGTTGAGGCTTTACAAAAACTGCCCCGAGGAACTAAAGATGGAGATT TTCTTGATGCTATTGTTGTTGGCTTGGATATGCTGATAAAAATGTATCCTAAAGCTAATAAGGTGAAGAAACGACTCTGTCTTATTACGAATGCACAATGTCCAATAAAAGCATCTATGGAAGGAACAaaagaagagcaagttaccaCCATTGCTAAACAAATGTCTGTCCATGGCACAAGGATGGAAAGCATAATTGTGAGAGGAAAGCTTTGTCAGAAGAAGGCAAATAAGACTACAGCGAATGAGAATCATCGCCTTTTAAATATCTTTTCAGAGGAAACTTCTACAAGGATAGTGTATGTGGGGAATCCAGTTTCTTTGTTTGGTGCTCTTAAAACCCAGAATAAATCCCCACATACAGTTTTCAGAGGTGATCTTGAGCTAAGCTCAAACATGAAGATCAAG GTATGGGTGtataagaaaacaatagaagAGCTTCCCAATCTAAAGAAATGTTACGAATTTCCTGATATAGCTGTCCCTTCAGATCAAAGGGTCAGAGGTTATCATTATGGTCCTCAAATAGTTCCTATATCGAAGGTCGCGTTGGATGCTGTTAAGTTCAAACCTGAAAAGGGTGTTAAGCTTCTAGGATTTACTAATTCTTCTAATGTATTGAG ACACCACTACATGAAAGATGTCAATATCTTCATACCTGAACCGGAAAATAAGAAAGCCATGGTTGCGCTTTCTGCGCTAGCAAGGGCTATGAAGGAAATGAATAAGTTGGCGATACTACGTTGTGTGTGGCGACGGGGACAAACCAAAGTTGTTATTGGGGTCCTGATTCCGAATATATCTGATAAAGAAAATATT ATCATGCTGTTGCAGCCTGATTCATTTTACTTCAATGTACTTCCTTTCGCCGAGGATGTGCGAGAGTTCCAGTTCCCTTCTTTTAGTAAGTTCCCAGCAGCACTACAGCCGAATCAGCAGCAGCTAGAGGCAGCATCTAACTTAGTAGAAATGCTTGATCTTGCACCATGTGGAAAAGAGAAAGCTTTGCTACCTGATCTTACACCAAATCCAGTCCTAGAG CGCTTTTATCGTTGTCTTGAGCTGAAGTCGAAGAATCCAGGTGCTGCAGTACCCCCTATTGACGAGACACTCAAGAAAATTACAGAGCCTGATTCTAACCTGGTTTTGAAAAACAAGTCTGTGATAGACTCATTTCGGAGGTGTTTCGAGCCAAATGAAAATCCCAGG CATAAGAAATTGAGGCGTTTATTGCTTGAGAAGAGTTCTTCTAGCGAAGAAGATGGCAATGGAGACATTACCCCACTGCCTTCGAATCTCATCGAAGGTAAAGTCGAGAGCATCTGCAATCCTACTCCACCCCAAGTTTTTGAAGCCATGTCTGGAAGCAGAAATACTCAAGACTCTGTTGTGAAAGCAATCAATGATACGAGAAACAAAATATTTGAACTGATCGATGAATCAAATGATGGTGATAACTATCCTGAAGCATTGGAATGTTTAACAGCACTTCAAAAGAAGTGCATTGTTGATCAA GAATCAGAACAGTTCAACAATTTCCTTTGCCGTCTTTGGAACTTCAATAGAAACCTTCATAATTTCTGTGGATATCTTGCTTCTAGAGGACTCACCTTGATCCCCAAAGCAGATTTTTTGGACAG CCAAGTTACTGAAAAAGATGAGCCAAAAGTTGAATGA
- the LOC112728298 gene encoding ATP-dependent DNA helicase 2 subunit KU80 isoform X2, with translation MARNKEALVLLLDVGQSMHSVIPVIEKLCSMLVQKKLIYNRHDKVGVVLFGTKETCNELTLEVGGYRHVVVLKNLKDVDGDMVEALQKLPRGTKDGDFLDAIVVGLDMLIKMYPKANKVKKRLCLITNAQCPIKASMEGTKEEQVTTIAKQMSVHGTRMESIIVRGKLCQKKANKTTANENHRLLNIFSEETSTRIVYVGNPVSLFGALKTQNKSPHTVFRGDLELSSNMKIKVWVYKKTIEELPNLKKCYEFPDIAVPSDQRVRGYHYGPQIVPISKVALDAVKFKPEKGVKLLGFTNSSNVLRHHYMKDVNIFIPEPENKKAMVALSALARAMKEMNKLAILRCVWRRGQTKVVIGVLIPNISDKENIPDSFYFNVLPFAEDVREFQFPSFSKFPAALQPNQQQLEAASNLVEMLDLAPCGKEKALLPDLTPNPVLERFYRCLELKSKNPGAAVPPIDETLKKITEPDSNLVLKNKSVIDSFRRCFEPNENPRHKKLRRLLLEKSSSSEEDGNGDITPLPSNLIEGKVESICNPTPPQVFEAMSGSRNTQDSVVKAINDTRNKIFELIDESNDGDNYPEALECLTALQKKCIVDQESEQFNNFLCRLWNFNRNLHNFCGYLASRGLTLIPKADFLDSQVTEKDEPKVE, from the exons aTGGCTAGGAACAAG GAAGCTTTGGTTTTGCTGCTTGATGTGGGTCAATCCATGCATTCTGTTATTCCTGTAATTGAGAAGCTTTGTTCCATGCTTGTGCAGAAGAAG CTGATCTACAACAGGCATGATAAAGTGGGAGTTGTGTTATTTGGGACAaaag AAACTTGTAACGAACTTACTTTGGAAGTTGGTGGTTATCGACATGTCGTGGTTTTGAAAAATCTTAAAGATGTGGATGGAGATATGGTTGAGGCTTTACAAAAACTGCCCCGAGGAACTAAAGATGGAGATT TTCTTGATGCTATTGTTGTTGGCTTGGATATGCTGATAAAAATGTATCCTAAAGCTAATAAGGTGAAGAAACGACTCTGTCTTATTACGAATGCACAATGTCCAATAAAAGCATCTATGGAAGGAACAaaagaagagcaagttaccaCCATTGCTAAACAAATGTCTGTCCATGGCACAAGGATGGAAAGCATAATTGTGAGAGGAAAGCTTTGTCAGAAGAAGGCAAATAAGACTACAGCGAATGAGAATCATCGCCTTTTAAATATCTTTTCAGAGGAAACTTCTACAAGGATAGTGTATGTGGGGAATCCAGTTTCTTTGTTTGGTGCTCTTAAAACCCAGAATAAATCCCCACATACAGTTTTCAGAGGTGATCTTGAGCTAAGCTCAAACATGAAGATCAAG GTATGGGTGtataagaaaacaatagaagAGCTTCCCAATCTAAAGAAATGTTACGAATTTCCTGATATAGCTGTCCCTTCAGATCAAAGGGTCAGAGGTTATCATTATGGTCCTCAAATAGTTCCTATATCGAAGGTCGCGTTGGATGCTGTTAAGTTCAAACCTGAAAAGGGTGTTAAGCTTCTAGGATTTACTAATTCTTCTAATGTATTGAG ACACCACTACATGAAAGATGTCAATATCTTCATACCTGAACCGGAAAATAAGAAAGCCATGGTTGCGCTTTCTGCGCTAGCAAGGGCTATGAAGGAAATGAATAAGTTGGCGATACTACGTTGTGTGTGGCGACGGGGACAAACCAAAGTTGTTATTGGGGTCCTGATTCCGAATATATCTGATAAAGAAAATATT CCTGATTCATTTTACTTCAATGTACTTCCTTTCGCCGAGGATGTGCGAGAGTTCCAGTTCCCTTCTTTTAGTAAGTTCCCAGCAGCACTACAGCCGAATCAGCAGCAGCTAGAGGCAGCATCTAACTTAGTAGAAATGCTTGATCTTGCACCATGTGGAAAAGAGAAAGCTTTGCTACCTGATCTTACACCAAATCCAGTCCTAGAG CGCTTTTATCGTTGTCTTGAGCTGAAGTCGAAGAATCCAGGTGCTGCAGTACCCCCTATTGACGAGACACTCAAGAAAATTACAGAGCCTGATTCTAACCTGGTTTTGAAAAACAAGTCTGTGATAGACTCATTTCGGAGGTGTTTCGAGCCAAATGAAAATCCCAGG CATAAGAAATTGAGGCGTTTATTGCTTGAGAAGAGTTCTTCTAGCGAAGAAGATGGCAATGGAGACATTACCCCACTGCCTTCGAATCTCATCGAAGGTAAAGTCGAGAGCATCTGCAATCCTACTCCACCCCAAGTTTTTGAAGCCATGTCTGGAAGCAGAAATACTCAAGACTCTGTTGTGAAAGCAATCAATGATACGAGAAACAAAATATTTGAACTGATCGATGAATCAAATGATGGTGATAACTATCCTGAAGCATTGGAATGTTTAACAGCACTTCAAAAGAAGTGCATTGTTGATCAA GAATCAGAACAGTTCAACAATTTCCTTTGCCGTCTTTGGAACTTCAATAGAAACCTTCATAATTTCTGTGGATATCTTGCTTCTAGAGGACTCACCTTGATCCCCAAAGCAGATTTTTTGGACAG CCAAGTTACTGAAAAAGATGAGCCAAAAGTTGAATGA